A window of Dissulfurirhabdus thermomarina contains these coding sequences:
- a CDS encoding GGDEF domain-containing protein: MKEAVETDTGGAALAWGLLALAAGGAAAVVLGWAEAGRAPDRPQVIAGLAALAAAALAAWDAVRRVRGRRLPGRAGEVAGPLAWTTAAWILWRLLAPLSPHAFLVPAGLAAWLAVTAPPAVLGCVAAEVLLLEGGLAWHGLLTPAGAAADLAALVAAALALRLFVRGEAFRRRLRARLRSARARRDALAHARELGLVEDAVAGIGELPPLDALDGAGPVSLPAVHVVGESFRLQLDLVHRALSLTTAAILWLDPDKETTRLRGLASSRSDILPGPYPLGAGITGLFLKGRQEVALAPLRGDFSGLPYYRNRGGVGAAFAVRIPDEAGRAAFGILCVDRAAEHAWTETETGVLRLAARKLAVEIRLARMLQRMDRERGITERLCAGLRELNGALGAEAVLDAALKSAKVLVQADFAAVCLVEPDGGYRVARAVGPGAEGIEGRAFAAREGLVGQALRINRSLPVGGVRRGRAPVFGDRHGLPGYPSLRVIPLRHDDDAPVGALAVAARRPGAFHRVRREILELIAAQMAVKIDQARAHEEIRRMATSDGLTGLANHRTFQHAFDMMLARAGRRGGKMALILCDIDHFKRVNDTYGHPFGDRVLREVAGVLRGAVRKVDLAARYGGEEFAVLLEDADLGGARRLAERIRTGVARLRFPLEGREVRVSISLGIAVFPEDGHDKGVLVERADQALYQAKAGGRNRAVAWDDLRIPNPGAAPG; encoded by the coding sequence GTGAAGGAGGCCGTCGAAACGGACACCGGCGGGGCCGCCCTCGCATGGGGCCTCCTGGCCCTCGCGGCCGGCGGGGCGGCCGCCGTGGTCCTGGGATGGGCCGAGGCCGGCCGGGCCCCGGATCGCCCCCAGGTCATTGCCGGCCTGGCGGCCCTTGCGGCTGCGGCGCTCGCCGCCTGGGACGCCGTCCGCCGGGTGCGGGGACGGCGCCTCCCGGGGCGTGCCGGGGAGGTGGCCGGGCCGCTCGCCTGGACCACGGCGGCGTGGATCCTCTGGCGGCTCCTGGCGCCCCTTTCGCCCCACGCCTTCCTCGTTCCCGCGGGCCTGGCGGCCTGGCTGGCCGTCACGGCCCCGCCGGCGGTGCTGGGATGCGTGGCCGCCGAGGTCCTCCTCCTGGAAGGCGGCCTCGCCTGGCACGGCCTCCTCACCCCCGCCGGCGCCGCCGCGGACCTCGCGGCCCTGGTCGCCGCCGCCCTGGCCCTGCGCCTCTTCGTCCGGGGAGAGGCCTTCCGGCGCCGCCTCCGGGCACGGCTCCGGTCGGCGCGGGCCCGGCGCGACGCCCTGGCCCATGCCCGGGAACTCGGCCTGGTGGAAGACGCCGTGGCCGGGATCGGGGAGCTGCCGCCCCTGGACGCCCTGGACGGCGCGGGCCCCGTCAGCCTCCCCGCGGTCCACGTGGTGGGGGAATCCTTCCGGCTCCAGCTCGACCTCGTCCACCGGGCCCTCTCCCTGACCACGGCGGCCATCCTCTGGCTGGACCCCGACAAAGAGACCACCCGACTCCGGGGCCTGGCCTCCTCGCGCTCGGACATCCTCCCCGGCCCCTATCCCCTGGGGGCCGGCATCACCGGCCTCTTTCTCAAGGGGCGGCAGGAAGTGGCCCTGGCCCCCCTCCGTGGAGACTTCTCGGGCCTCCCCTACTACCGGAACCGCGGGGGCGTGGGCGCCGCCTTCGCCGTCCGGATCCCGGACGAGGCCGGACGCGCCGCCTTCGGCATCCTGTGCGTGGACCGGGCGGCGGAACACGCCTGGACGGAGACCGAGACCGGCGTCCTGCGACTCGCCGCGCGGAAGCTGGCCGTGGAGATCCGACTGGCCCGCATGCTCCAGCGCATGGACCGGGAACGGGGCATCACGGAGCGCCTCTGCGCCGGGCTCCGGGAACTCAACGGCGCACTGGGCGCCGAGGCGGTCCTCGACGCGGCGCTCAAGTCGGCCAAGGTGCTGGTCCAGGCCGACTTCGCCGCGGTCTGCCTGGTGGAGCCCGACGGGGGCTACCGGGTGGCCCGTGCCGTGGGCCCGGGCGCCGAAGGCATCGAGGGCCGTGCCTTCGCCGCCCGCGAGGGCCTCGTGGGCCAGGCCCTGCGGATCAACCGCTCCCTGCCGGTGGGCGGCGTCCGCCGGGGCCGGGCCCCGGTCTTCGGCGACCGTCACGGGTTGCCGGGGTACCCGTCCCTCCGGGTGATCCCCCTCCGGCACGACGATGACGCCCCCGTGGGGGCCCTCGCCGTGGCGGCCAGGCGGCCCGGCGCCTTCCACCGGGTCCGGCGCGAGATCCTGGAACTCATCGCGGCCCAGATGGCCGTCAAGATCGACCAGGCCCGGGCCCACGAAGAGATCCGGCGGATGGCCACCTCCGACGGCCTGACCGGGCTGGCCAACCACCGGACCTTCCAGCACGCCTTCGACATGATGCTCGCCCGGGCGGGGCGCCGCGGCGGGAAGATGGCCCTCATCCTCTGCGACATCGACCACTTCAAGCGGGTCAACGACACCTACGGCCATCCCTTCGGGGACCGGGTGCTCCGCGAGGTCGCCGGGGTCCTCCGGGGCGCGGTGCGCAAGGTGGACCTCGCCGCCCGCTACGGCGGGGAGGAGTTCGCCGTGCTGCTCGAGGACGCCGACCTGGGCGGCGCCCGGCGCCTGGCCGAGCGGATCCGGACCGGCGTGGCCCGACTCCGCTTCCCGCTGGAAGGCCGCGAGGTCCGCGTCTCGATCTCCCTCGGCATCGCGGTCTTCCCCGAAGACGGGCACGACAAGGGCGTCCTCGTCGAGCGGGCCGACCAGGCCCTCTACCAGGCCAAGGCCGGCGGCCGGAACCGGGCCGTGGCCTGGGACGACCTCCGGATCCCGAACCCGGGCGCCGCCCCCGGCTGA